A single region of the Mycobacterium lentiflavum genome encodes:
- a CDS encoding sulfate ABC transporter substrate-binding protein gives MLDDIGIGPRWRHGVVMLSAAGLVAACAGGASDAVGGSGLNNADIKITLVAYSVPEPGWSKVIPAFNASAEGKGVQVVTSYAASADQSRGVVEGKPADIVNFSVEPDITRLVKVGKVAADWDKGAGHGNPFGSIVTLVVRKGNPKNIRDWDDLLKPGVEVVTPSPLSSGSAKWNLLAPYAAKSRGGADPQAGIDFIRTLVAEHVKLRPGSGRIATSVFAEGSGDVLISYENEAIAAERQGKPVEHIIPSQTFKIENPVAVVSTSAHLDVATAFRNFQYSAVAQKLWAQAGFRPIDPAVTASFRSQYPVPVKLWTIDDLGGWGTADSQLFDKNTGSITRVYMQATG, from the coding sequence ATGCTCGACGACATCGGTATCGGACCCCGGTGGCGCCACGGCGTCGTGATGCTGTCGGCCGCCGGCCTGGTGGCGGCGTGTGCCGGCGGTGCCAGCGATGCCGTGGGCGGCAGTGGGCTGAACAACGCGGACATCAAGATCACTCTGGTCGCCTATTCGGTTCCAGAACCTGGTTGGAGCAAGGTAATTCCGGCCTTCAATGCCTCGGCAGAAGGCAAGGGCGTCCAGGTGGTTACGTCTTACGCGGCGTCAGCAGACCAGTCGCGGGGGGTCGTCGAAGGGAAACCGGCCGACATCGTGAACTTCTCGGTCGAACCCGACATCACCCGCTTGGTGAAGGTGGGAAAGGTGGCCGCGGATTGGGATAAGGGAGCCGGCCATGGCAACCCATTCGGGTCGATCGTGACTTTGGTTGTGCGCAAGGGTAATCCGAAGAACATCAGAGATTGGGACGATCTGCTCAAGCCCGGCGTCGAGGTCGTCACGCCCAGCCCGCTTAGTTCGGGTTCGGCGAAATGGAATCTGCTCGCGCCGTATGCCGCCAAGAGCCGCGGCGGCGCGGATCCGCAGGCGGGCATCGATTTCATTAGGACATTGGTAGCCGAGCACGTCAAGTTGCGGCCCGGGTCGGGGCGGATCGCCACGTCCGTTTTCGCCGAAGGTAGTGGCGATGTGTTGATCAGCTACGAGAACGAGGCCATCGCCGCCGAGCGGCAGGGCAAGCCCGTCGAACACATCATCCCGTCGCAAACGTTCAAGATCGAGAACCCGGTGGCCGTGGTGAGCACCAGCGCGCACCTGGATGTCGCGACCGCCTTCCGGAACTTCCAATACAGCGCCGTGGCGCAGAAGCTGTGGGCGCAAGCAGGTTTCCGGCCGATCGACCCCGCCGTCACCGCAAGTTTCCGGAGTCAGTATCCGGTGCCGGTCAAACTCTGGACGATCGATGACCTCGGAGGCTGGGGCACGGCGGATTCGCAGCTGTTCGACAAGAACACCGGAAGCATCACGAGGGTCTACATGCAGGCCACCGGATGA
- the cysT gene encoding sulfate ABC transporter permease subunit CysT, whose protein sequence is MTTALIPDPDAIRPELATPGLSELPEGLRPTTRPGLTSLRVGVTALWLSVIVLLPLFAIAWQAAGGGWQAFWLAVTSHAAVQSFQVTFGISLVVTILDVAFGLATAWVLVRDSFVGKGLIDAVIDLPFALPTIVTSLVMLALYGKNSPVHIHLQHTPPGVGMALAFVTLPLVVRAVQPVLLEIDRDVEEAAASLGASGLKVFTTIVLPSLAPSLLTGAGLAFSRCIAEFGSVVTIGGAVPGKTEVSSQWIRSLIENDDRTGAAAISIVLLSISFTVLVLLRILGGRTAKREEKAA, encoded by the coding sequence ATGACGACCGCACTTATCCCGGATCCAGACGCGATCCGGCCGGAGCTGGCCACGCCCGGACTTTCGGAGCTGCCGGAGGGGCTACGCCCGACGACCAGGCCGGGTCTGACCTCACTTCGCGTCGGGGTGACGGCGCTGTGGCTGTCGGTGATCGTGCTGCTGCCGTTGTTCGCCATCGCGTGGCAGGCCGCCGGCGGCGGATGGCAGGCCTTTTGGCTGGCGGTAACCTCGCACGCCGCGGTGCAGTCGTTTCAGGTGACGTTCGGGATTTCCTTGGTGGTAACCATTCTCGACGTGGCGTTCGGGCTGGCGACCGCGTGGGTGTTGGTGCGCGACAGTTTCGTCGGCAAAGGGCTGATCGACGCGGTGATCGATCTGCCGTTCGCGTTGCCGACCATCGTGACCAGCCTGGTGATGCTGGCCCTCTACGGCAAGAACAGCCCCGTGCATATCCATTTGCAGCACACGCCGCCCGGCGTGGGGATGGCGCTGGCGTTCGTGACCCTGCCGTTGGTGGTGCGCGCCGTTCAGCCGGTGCTGCTGGAGATCGATCGCGACGTCGAGGAGGCGGCGGCATCGCTGGGGGCCAGCGGCCTCAAGGTGTTCACTACGATCGTGCTGCCCTCGCTGGCGCCCTCGTTGCTGACCGGGGCCGGATTGGCGTTCTCCCGGTGTATCGCCGAGTTCGGCTCGGTGGTGACCATCGGCGGTGCGGTTCCGGGCAAGACCGAGGTCTCGTCGCAGTGGATACGCTCCTTGATCGAGAACGACGACCGCACCGGGGCGGCCGCGATATCCATTGTGCTGCTATCGATCTCGTTTACCGTACTCGTGCTGTTACGGATCCTGGGCGGGCGCACCGCCAAACGTGAGGAAAAGGCCGCGTGA